From the genome of Thiomicrorhabdus indica:
CTCTGCGGGTTCAATATTCAAATTAGTCAGGCTCAAAATATTCGGACGATGCGTTACCAGAATCAGGTTTTTGGTCGACTTAAAATTACCAATCCACTCTCGTGTTTCTTGGAGACGCTTATTCGCCTCATCAGCAGGTAATGCCTTTATTAAACGTAAAGCTTTTGACACTTGGTAAACAGAAAAGGCATTTTCCGCAGTATCTTTTGTCCGACAATGCTCACTAGAGTAAACCGCATCAATACCAATTTTATGCTTCTTGAACAACTGCCCAATCTGTTTGGCTTGCTGGACACCCAAATCATTTAAATTTCGCTCACTAAAACAACTGTCATCCAAAACAAAAGGGCTACCAAACTCTCGATCAATTGAAGCGTGTCGGAGCAAAACGACTTTGCCACCTTGCTGCAAACTCTGCCAAAACGTCGCATTATCCGCATTGGCTGAATGACTCAACCCCAACACACTCAAAGCTAATATAAAAATCAACTGCTTCATATACCCTCGCTTAAACTCACACTCATTACTTTCCAATACAAAAAGAACTAAAAATTCGGCCAAGAAGATCATCAGAAGTGAACCGGCCGGTAATTTCCGAAAGAGATTCTTGCGCTAAGCGTAAATCTTCAGCCAAAAGCTCACCAGCAGCATACATTTCCAATTGTTGCTGACCATTTTGGGTATAGTCGAGTGCCGTTTGCAACGCATCCAAATGACGTTTGCGCGCCATAAACACGCCTTCTTCGGTCTGTGCAAACCCCATTTCGGTTTTTAAATGTTCACGTAACAGTTCCAAACCTTGCTGATGTTTTGCAGATAACCAAATGACCGACCGGCCGGTAGATTCTTCCACTTCAACCATCGGCGCATGATTAATTAAGTCGATTTTATTACGCACCAATGTCACTGGCAATGAATCAGGCAACTTATCCAAAATCACCTGATCTTCTTCATGAATCGCCTCACCAGCTTGCAGCATGACCAATACTCGATCAGCCTCTTCCAATGCTTGCCAAGCTCGTTCAATTCCAATTTGTTCGACTTGATCGGTTGCCTCACGTACTCCAGCCGTATCCAAAATATGCAATGGCATGCCATCAATATTAATTTCCTGCTTAACAATATCTCGCGTGGTTCCTGCAATATCGGTGACAATTGCGACCTCCTCTCCTGAGAGAGCATTCAACAAACTGGATTTTCCAGCATTGGGGCGGCCCAAAATTACCACAGACATACCTTCTCTCAACAACACCCCTTGTTGCGCAGAAGCAAACACTTGGTGTAGTCGATCCAAAATGTGTTGCAACTGTCCAGCCACTTTTCCATCGGAGAGAAAATCAATCTCCTCCTCTGGAAAATCGATCGCAGCTTCCACATACAAACGTAATTGAATCAACTCTTCCACCAAAGTATTTACTTCTCGTGAAAAGTCGCCTTGCAAAGAACGCAGAGCAGATTTTGCTGCTTGCGCAGAACTGGCTTCAATTAAATCCGCAATCGCCTCGGCTTGGGCTAAATCGAGTTTGTCATTCATAAAAGCTTGCTTTGAGAATTCACCAGGCTCAGCTAAACGCGCCCCAAGTTCAACTACTCGTTCAAGCAACCATTGCAAAACCACCGGCCCCCCGTGCCCTTGCAATTCCAAGACATCCTCACCAGTAAAAGAATTCGGATTGGGAAAATACAACGCAATCCCTCGATCCAACACTTGATTTTCAGCCCCATAAAAAGGCCCGTAATGAGCATAACGTGGCTCAGGCACTAGGCCTAAAATCGCTTGTGCAATCGATTTGGATTTTTTACCCGACACGCGAATAATACCTACCCCACCGCGCCCAGGTGCTGTTGCCACCGCAGCAATCGTATCAATATTTTCAAATTCCATAACTGGTTTCCAAACAATTCTTAATGAAAAGATTCTAGCTTAAATTCTAGCCTTAAAACGCAAAACGCCCACTAAAAATAGTAGGCGTTTTAACATTACCCTTTCGGGCACAAGATACCGGCCGGTGAAGAACTTATCACCGTTCGCAGATCAGCAATTAATCCATTAAGACTTTAAACGTCTTATGAGAAATATCGCTAATAAACGCTTGTTCTTGGTAAAGCGCAATGGCTTTGTCCATTTTCTTTTTCGAGCCAAAGGTTTGTTCTTCAACTTCACCGTTAACTTTAAAAGATAGAACAAACAGGTCACGTGTTTTAATATCTGCCGCTGGCGCAGAAGCTTGAGCAGTCGCGACAGGTGCAGAACCTCCTTCCAATGGAAGGTAGCCGTCTTTGGTTTTGTAACAAAGTGGTTGCGTTCCATCTGCTACTAAAAACTCAACCTTGCCGTACATTGGGTGATCCGTACCCAGTTTTTGATAAGTAATTTGCATTTTAAAAATCCCTTATTTGCTATCTTCGCCAGCTTCAATCTTCTTGGTAATGTAGTACTGTTGCCCAACCGATAGAATATTGTTCACTAACCAGTATAGAACCAGACCTGCCGGGAACCAT
Proteins encoded in this window:
- the mnmE gene encoding tRNA uridine-5-carboxymethylaminomethyl(34) synthesis GTPase MnmE, with amino-acid sequence MEFENIDTIAAVATAPGRGGVGIIRVSGKKSKSIAQAILGLVPEPRYAHYGPFYGAENQVLDRGIALYFPNPNSFTGEDVLELQGHGGPVVLQWLLERVVELGARLAEPGEFSKQAFMNDKLDLAQAEAIADLIEASSAQAAKSALRSLQGDFSREVNTLVEELIQLRLYVEAAIDFPEEEIDFLSDGKVAGQLQHILDRLHQVFASAQQGVLLREGMSVVILGRPNAGKSSLLNALSGEEVAIVTDIAGTTRDIVKQEINIDGMPLHILDTAGVREATDQVEQIGIERAWQALEEADRVLVMLQAGEAIHEEDQVILDKLPDSLPVTLVRNKIDLINHAPMVEVEESTGRSVIWLSAKHQQGLELLREHLKTEMGFAQTEEGVFMARKRHLDALQTALDYTQNGQQQLEMYAAGELLAEDLRLAQESLSEITGRFTSDDLLGRIFSSFCIGK
- a CDS encoding histidine phosphatase family protein; protein product: MKQLIFILALSVLGLSHSANADNATFWQSLQQGGKVVLLRHASIDREFGSPFVLDDSCFSERNLNDLGVQQAKQIGQLFKKHKIGIDAVYSSEHCRTKDTAENAFSVYQVSKALRLIKALPADEANKRLQETREWIGNFKSTKNLILVTHRPNILSLTNLNIEPAEMVLLDPLGDGLFEVINQFKHSSQ